A region of Paenibacillus sp. 37 DNA encodes the following proteins:
- a CDS encoding ABC transporter permease, producing the protein MTNSSLTQEMRFRLKSSREYSQASFAWITSLLLTALLLFNSYDWSEQTFKPFLLTILGIYVFFTLVQSIITLRIRKDLIRTGTVTALTRRIAWVQLLAIISGNIFIVTAAFHLIRKARNVEYTFAVYMLLTQLFVIGVSALNVFKPYVADNFLPAMAVLIFILVIDLVVLIIVSRYNATSILPRWMIGVSVVLILTSITGNVFALLLGISIIGRIRRQGKQKSNFWNDLWERLAPNMTAMSGLFFIIFLFSISICSFFTFDYSMAVENNYSALLQPPSLAYPLGTDDFGRCLFSRIVFGARISLIVGCMSTIIPVLIGGVLGAFSGFYGRHTDNIIMRLLDILYAIPGILLAIAIIAAFGANTVNLILALSLGSIPTYARTMRASVLYVSTFEFVEAARALGYNNRTIIFKHIIPNSLAPMIIKSTLTIGGAVIATSSLSYLGLGVEPHIPEWGNILKLGSTYLETHSYLAIYPGLAIILLVLSFNFLGDGLRDALDPKLEKA; encoded by the coding sequence ATGACAAACTCGTCTTTAACACAAGAAATGCGTTTTCGGCTTAAGTCTTCTCGAGAATACAGTCAGGCCAGCTTCGCCTGGATCACGTCCCTTCTCTTGACTGCCTTGTTGCTGTTCAACAGTTATGACTGGAGTGAGCAGACGTTCAAACCATTTCTGCTAACGATACTTGGGATCTATGTATTCTTCACACTGGTTCAAAGTATCATCACCCTTCGGATTCGAAAAGACTTGATCCGTACGGGTACGGTCACTGCTCTGACTCGCAGGATCGCCTGGGTTCAGCTACTTGCTATCATTTCTGGCAATATATTTATCGTAACGGCAGCCTTTCATCTGATTCGAAAAGCCAGAAATGTGGAGTATACCTTTGCGGTGTATATGCTGTTAACCCAGCTGTTCGTTATCGGTGTATCTGCGTTAAATGTTTTCAAACCCTATGTGGCTGATAACTTTCTGCCAGCCATGGCGGTGCTCATATTTATTCTCGTCATTGACCTGGTCGTACTGATTATCGTATCCCGATATAACGCGACCTCGATCCTCCCTCGCTGGATGATCGGTGTCAGTGTAGTGCTGATTCTGACCTCAATCACAGGTAATGTATTTGCACTATTGCTCGGCATTTCCATCATTGGACGCATTCGCAGACAGGGGAAACAAAAATCAAACTTCTGGAATGATCTGTGGGAGCGACTTGCTCCAAATATGACTGCCATGTCCGGTTTGTTTTTTATCATTTTTCTGTTCTCGATATCGATCTGCAGCTTTTTTACCTTTGACTACAGCATGGCTGTGGAAAATAACTACTCGGCGCTGCTTCAACCCCCTTCCCTGGCGTATCCGTTGGGAACGGACGATTTCGGACGATGTTTATTTTCCCGGATTGTATTTGGTGCCCGAATCTCCTTAATCGTAGGTTGCATGTCGACCATCATTCCAGTGTTGATCGGTGGAGTCCTCGGAGCATTCTCCGGCTTCTACGGAAGGCATACGGATAACATCATCATGCGGCTGCTCGATATTCTCTATGCCATTCCGGGAATTCTGCTTGCCATTGCGATTATTGCGGCGTTTGGAGCCAATACGGTCAATCTCATTCTGGCGCTGAGTCTGGGTTCGATTCCAACTTACGCCCGTACCATGAGAGCCAGTGTGCTCTATGTTTCTACTTTTGAATTTGTGGAAGCTGCACGTGCACTGGGGTACAACAATCGTACAATTATTTTCAAACACATTATTCCCAACTCCCTTGCGCCCATGATTATCAAGTCCACACTCACGATTGGTGGAGCTGTTATCGCTACCAGCAGTTTGAGTTATCTGGGACTCGGCGTGGAGCCGCATATTCCGGAATGGGGTAACATTCTGAAGCTCGGCAGTACATATCTGGAGACCCACTCTTATCTGGCGATTTATCCAGGTTTGGCTATTATTCTGCTGGTTCTTTCGTTTAACTTTCTCGGTGACGGTCTGCGTGATGCGCTTGATCCCAAGCTGGAGAAGGCCTAA
- a CDS encoding ABC transporter substrate-binding protein has translation MKKRTLISLLLILVIVISGCSVKTKTESQAETAPADTTETAQKPADIELLAMSSSENDVNIVRDQLTKNGFNVKLNLQPDYGSFKSQQDAGNYDIALSSWTTVTGNPDYAVRSLFKTGGDYSILADAELDKLIDQAATQTPDEYKDTYKQLEDRLVTDQAYIAPLYISLKSQAVNQDILNVDTVRLSKSRAMAWEPIEFKDRSKNAKDPLILTQSASVLTSLDPIKGNDGSINQLNTNMYVRLVNLTDDDQLTAEGSLSHNFSIAEGNSDYYFILRDDINFAKIDNKKAVDTGERVGADDVIFSLDRAKNKDSVPDHRTYSLHEHIKEAEVVTDLSALKSIKQSSGNGTILEALEQGLGSKITELVTDKTKADNSAGKYQVVKLTTTEPFPQVLNYLAHQSAGIVSKKQVESINTYDVASFDVNKDIPYGDQNTVTEGAAYNNTLYTSGPYILSYKNDYEGVFLKNPAYRKGTEDEPKIAQVNVRFIADADSALSALRSSEVHLYYGVPETKYDIIENDSKLKLQSLPSNAVSYLLFNTANREVAKSSDLRKAVLYSINQDEILSFYKNNKLKAYSTVSPLVQTGNELKADPAKVKEFLSNYNASK, from the coding sequence ATGAAAAAACGTACACTGATCTCATTGCTATTAATTCTCGTCATTGTGATTTCCGGCTGCAGTGTAAAAACGAAAACCGAATCCCAGGCGGAGACCGCACCAGCGGACACAACGGAAACTGCACAAAAACCGGCTGACATTGAACTGCTCGCCATGAGTTCTTCCGAAAATGATGTAAACATTGTACGCGACCAGCTGACTAAAAACGGCTTCAATGTGAAGTTGAATCTTCAGCCGGATTACGGTAGCTTCAAATCCCAGCAGGATGCAGGAAATTATGACATTGCCTTGTCCAGCTGGACCACGGTAACGGGAAATCCTGATTATGCGGTGCGTTCCCTTTTCAAAACAGGTGGAGATTACAGTATCCTCGCAGATGCGGAACTTGATAAACTCATCGATCAGGCAGCTACTCAAACTCCAGATGAGTACAAAGACACGTACAAACAATTGGAAGATCGCTTGGTAACGGATCAGGCGTATATCGCTCCTCTGTACATTTCCCTAAAGAGTCAGGCTGTGAACCAAGACATTCTGAATGTTGACACCGTTCGTCTCTCCAAATCCCGCGCCATGGCTTGGGAACCGATTGAGTTCAAGGACCGCTCCAAAAATGCCAAAGATCCGTTGATTCTGACGCAAAGCGCATCCGTACTGACTTCCCTTGATCCAATCAAAGGAAACGACGGCTCCATCAACCAGTTGAATACCAATATGTATGTACGCCTCGTTAACTTGACAGATGACGATCAACTGACAGCAGAAGGATCACTGTCCCATAATTTCAGCATTGCTGAAGGTAATTCCGACTATTACTTCATTCTCAGAGACGATATCAACTTTGCGAAGATTGATAACAAAAAAGCGGTAGATACAGGAGAACGTGTTGGTGCAGATGATGTGATCTTCTCCCTGGATCGTGCTAAGAATAAAGATTCCGTTCCGGATCACCGGACGTACAGTCTGCATGAACACATCAAAGAAGCTGAGGTTGTAACGGATCTGAGTGCATTAAAATCCATCAAACAATCCAGCGGCAACGGCACAATACTCGAAGCATTGGAACAAGGATTGGGCAGCAAAATTACAGAACTCGTGACGGACAAAACCAAAGCAGATAATAGTGCAGGTAAATATCAGGTCGTTAAACTGACAACAACTGAACCTTTCCCGCAAGTACTGAACTACCTGGCTCACCAATCTGCGGGTATCGTGTCCAAAAAACAGGTGGAGAGCATCAACACATATGATGTAGCTTCCTTTGACGTCAACAAAGATATTCCTTACGGTGATCAGAACACGGTGACTGAAGGCGCAGCATACAATAACACCCTTTATACTAGCGGACCTTATATTTTGTCTTATAAAAATGACTATGAAGGTGTATTCTTAAAAAATCCGGCTTACCGGAAAGGCACGGAAGATGAGCCAAAAATTGCTCAGGTTAACGTCCGATTCATCGCGGATGCAGACAGCGCCCTCTCTGCTCTTCGCAGCAGTGAAGTTCACTTATACTACGGTGTACCCGAAACAAAGTATGACATCATCGAAAATGACAGCAAACTGAAACTGCAAAGTCTGCCAAGTAACGCTGTCTCCTATCTGTTGTTCAACACGGCCAATCGTGAAGTTGCCAAGAGCAGTGACCTGAGAAAAGCCGTGCTGTACTCCATTAATCAGGATGAGATTTTGAGTTTCTACAAGAACAACAAACTCAAAGCATACTCCACAGTAAGCCCGCTCGTTCAGACCGGGAATGAATTAAAAGCTGATCCTGCAAAAGTAAAAGAATTCTTGAGCAACTATAACGCCTCCAAATAA
- a CDS encoding sugar O-acetyltransferase encodes MMREEERIMKGILFSPSDSELKTIKRRAHNLSQRYSQTFEEQTEERDQILQQLLGQIGKGGFLQGPIFFHYGVHTRIGDHFFGNYNLTIQDDAQVTIGDYTSFGPNVTIVTPIHPMIASERRQMVDQNGDVKSLCYAKPVTIGNDVWISANVTVCGGVTIGDGCVIGAGSVVTRDIPPHSFAAGVPCRVIRKITEADSMRNYPDVMADCRVLEE; translated from the coding sequence ATGATGCGTGAAGAAGAGAGAATCATGAAGGGCATATTGTTTAGTCCAAGTGATTCGGAATTAAAGACCATCAAAAGGCGAGCCCATAATCTCAGTCAGCGTTACAGTCAGACCTTTGAGGAACAGACTGAGGAAAGGGATCAGATATTGCAACAGTTACTGGGGCAGATCGGTAAAGGTGGATTCCTGCAAGGTCCCATCTTTTTTCATTATGGTGTGCATACCCGGATAGGCGATCATTTCTTCGGTAATTACAATTTGACGATACAAGACGATGCGCAAGTGACGATTGGGGACTATACCAGTTTTGGACCCAACGTTACAATTGTTACCCCCATTCACCCCATGATTGCCAGCGAGCGGAGACAGATGGTGGACCAGAACGGTGATGTGAAGTCACTATGTTATGCCAAACCGGTCACGATTGGTAACGATGTATGGATCTCGGCAAACGTCACAGTGTGCGGGGGCGTAACGATTGGAGACGGCTGTGTGATCGGAGCAGGTAGCGTGGTGACTCGTGATATTCCACCGCATTCATTTGCAGCAGGCGTACCGTGCAGAGTTATTCGCAAAATCACAGAAGCAGACAGCATGCGAAATTACCCTGATGTTATGGCAGATTGTCGTGTGCTGGAAGAATAA
- a CDS encoding ROK family protein, with translation MMKYINLNNVREVMQQIETATKPQLALLTNLSVVTINALIQELCDGGELFQDKVVPSNGGRPAQAYRYNYNFKLALVLYIKEMKGQELISATVMNLENKVVLKEESILPAFDKQHVLQLIARFVAEYPSIDMIGIGIPGQAVDGDITVSSHEELIHSHLIREIESEFQLNVLVENDVNAAISGYCAQHADLKEQSVAGIYFPNRYPPGMGMMLNGQMIRGKNGMFGEIKYLPYSPDWKRDMSNDDFVVQVCHILQTINAVVAPHQIVIYQERVEREELDLAWKQYGKDHPMPSLPEIVHQDSFQHDFDAGLRGMVLQALKSGILSEAL, from the coding sequence ATGATGAAATACATCAATTTGAATAATGTGCGTGAAGTCATGCAGCAGATCGAGACGGCGACCAAACCGCAATTAGCTTTACTCACCAATCTTAGTGTTGTTACCATTAATGCGTTGATTCAGGAATTATGTGATGGCGGAGAGTTGTTCCAGGATAAAGTGGTTCCCTCTAACGGCGGTCGTCCTGCTCAGGCATATCGATATAATTATAACTTTAAGCTTGCTTTGGTTCTTTACATCAAAGAGATGAAAGGCCAGGAGTTGATTTCGGCAACGGTCATGAATCTGGAGAATAAGGTTGTGTTGAAGGAAGAGAGCATCCTGCCTGCTTTTGATAAACAACATGTGCTGCAACTTATCGCGCGTTTCGTTGCGGAGTACCCCTCCATTGATATGATTGGCATCGGAATTCCAGGACAAGCCGTGGACGGGGACATCACCGTGAGCAGTCATGAAGAGCTTATCCATTCCCATCTGATTCGGGAGATCGAGAGCGAGTTCCAGCTGAACGTTCTCGTGGAGAATGATGTGAATGCAGCGATTAGCGGGTACTGTGCACAACATGCTGATCTGAAGGAACAGAGTGTAGCAGGAATTTATTTTCCGAACCGATACCCGCCGGGTATGGGCATGATGTTGAATGGACAGATGATCCGTGGGAAAAACGGGATGTTTGGTGAGATTAAGTATCTTCCTTATTCACCTGATTGGAAACGTGACATGAGCAACGATGATTTTGTAGTGCAGGTATGCCATATCTTGCAAACGATTAATGCCGTTGTTGCCCCGCACCAGATTGTCATTTATCAGGAACGGGTGGAGAGAGAAGAACTGGATTTGGCGTGGAAACAGTACGGGAAGGATCACCCCATGCCGTCGTTGCCCGAGATCGTACATCAGGACTCGTTCCAACATGATTTTGATGCCGGGTTACGAGGAATGGTTCTTCAGGCGTTGAAGTCAGGCATTCTATCAGAAGCCTTATAA
- a CDS encoding GNAT family N-acetyltransferase — translation MALILRLEQVFHNLNIRGKCMQIRAFQESDKDFIVSLALRFMDFELMSWRDPVKMEESQLSLAQESVDSLSPGTEIFVAEDETGELLGFLEVQPHKDKLNDIEQGYIVAIAVSPQGEGKGVGKGLMTKAEEWSRQKGYRQLILNVFNNNLRAVNFYKHLNYEIEVVKMVKEL, via the coding sequence ATGGCATTAATTTTAAGATTAGAACAGGTATTCCATAATTTAAATATAAGGGGTAAGTGTATGCAGATTAGAGCTTTTCAAGAGTCCGATAAAGATTTCATTGTAAGTCTGGCTTTACGATTTATGGACTTTGAGCTGATGAGCTGGCGTGATCCAGTCAAAATGGAAGAATCACAGCTCAGCCTAGCCCAAGAATCAGTAGACAGTCTTTCTCCTGGTACGGAGATTTTTGTGGCGGAAGATGAAACAGGAGAGCTACTGGGTTTCCTTGAAGTACAGCCGCATAAAGATAAATTGAACGATATAGAACAAGGCTATATTGTGGCGATTGCGGTTTCTCCACAAGGAGAAGGAAAAGGGGTCGGCAAGGGACTCATGACCAAAGCAGAAGAGTGGTCAAGGCAAAAAGGCTATCGACAGCTTATACTGAATGTCTTTAACAATAACCTTCGTGCCGTAAATTTCTATAAGCATCTAAATTATGAAATTGAAGTTGTGAAGATGGTAAAAGAGCTATAG
- a CDS encoding cyclase family protein, which translates to MSNELIQAIQLLKEKKWVDLTHTFGPGSPHFSAFEAAQFDTLFDHDQGFFAQSFKFPGQYGTHLDAPIHFVRDTRYLDELGLKELVLPLVVIDQSAEVENNPDFTLDVEHILEFEREHGVIEAGSFVALRTDWSKRWPNHETFDNKDDEGNSHAPGWSVSALMFLFEERKVQAIGHETFDTDSAVDYQKNGALLAEYYVLAQDTYQVELLTNLDQVPAKGAVIFNIVPKAEKASGFPVRSFAILP; encoded by the coding sequence ATGTCCAACGAACTCATTCAAGCCATTCAATTGTTAAAAGAAAAGAAATGGGTGGATCTGACCCATACGTTTGGTCCAGGCTCTCCACATTTTTCAGCTTTTGAGGCAGCACAATTCGATACACTGTTTGATCACGATCAAGGTTTCTTTGCCCAGAGCTTCAAGTTCCCGGGTCAATACGGGACACATCTGGATGCGCCGATCCACTTCGTTCGGGATACCCGGTATCTGGATGAACTAGGTTTGAAGGAGCTTGTGCTCCCGCTTGTGGTCATTGACCAGTCTGCCGAAGTAGAGAACAATCCGGATTTCACACTGGATGTGGAGCATATTCTTGAATTTGAAAGAGAGCATGGCGTGATTGAAGCTGGAAGTTTTGTAGCCTTACGTACCGATTGGAGCAAACGCTGGCCTAACCATGAAACATTTGATAACAAGGATGATGAAGGCAACAGTCATGCACCCGGATGGTCGGTTAGTGCGCTCATGTTTTTATTTGAGGAGAGAAAAGTACAAGCCATTGGGCATGAAACCTTTGACACGGATTCAGCAGTGGATTATCAGAAGAATGGAGCACTTCTGGCAGAATATTATGTACTCGCCCAGGATACATATCAAGTTGAGCTGTTAACAAACCTGGATCAGGTGCCGGCTAAAGGTGCGGTGATCTTCAACATCGTACCGAAGGCGGAAAAAGCATCTGGTTTTCCAGTTCGATCCTTTGCCATTCTGCCGTGA
- a CDS encoding type 1 glutamine amidotransferase family protein, whose product MQTKNVYLYVFDTMADWEVGYLTAELNSGRYFRKEIQPLQVVTVGVDKHPVTTMGGLNILPHISIDECTLKGDDVIILPGGNTWMDTIHDPLLKKVAASIEEGTVIAAICGATVALAKIGILDSRQHTSNDLEYLKMICPDYTGETYYVTEPAVTDGNLVTASGIAPLEFTMHVLKLLNVYAPETLQAWFNLYQTHESKYFYQLMNSIAPE is encoded by the coding sequence ATGCAAACGAAGAACGTATATCTATATGTATTTGATACGATGGCAGATTGGGAGGTAGGATATCTAACTGCTGAATTGAACTCGGGAAGGTATTTCAGGAAAGAGATCCAGCCTTTACAGGTCGTAACCGTAGGCGTGGATAAACATCCGGTAACTACCATGGGCGGATTGAACATCCTTCCTCATATTTCTATTGATGAATGTACATTGAAAGGTGACGATGTCATCATTCTTCCAGGAGGAAACACCTGGATGGATACCATCCATGATCCCCTATTGAAAAAAGTTGCTGCCTCCATAGAAGAGGGTACGGTTATTGCGGCGATTTGCGGTGCGACAGTTGCACTTGCAAAAATAGGGATACTGGATTCCAGACAGCATACAAGCAATGATTTAGAATACCTGAAGATGATATGCCCAGATTATACTGGAGAAACCTATTATGTAACGGAGCCTGCAGTAACCGATGGAAATCTAGTTACTGCATCTGGAATAGCTCCGTTAGAATTTACAATGCATGTGTTGAAGCTGTTGAATGTCTATGCACCAGAAACATTACAGGCCTGGTTCAATCTGTATCAGACTCATGAGTCCAAATACTTCTACCAGTTAATGAATTCTATTGCACCTGAATAA
- a CDS encoding NADP-dependent oxidoreductase, whose amino-acid sequence MERLGFLMKAIVIEEFGGAEQLKEKEVAKPACGVNQVLIRTHATSVNPVDFKIRQGDMKEAAESFPLILGGDVAGIVAEAGSNVTRFREGDRVFARPRQFGTYAEYVAVDADIIARIPENLSFEEAAAIPLAAMTAWQALVDHGRLGKGQKVLIHAGAGGVGTYAIQIAKSLGAEVASTASESNEALLRSLGVDHFINYKKEDFSEILSGYDVVLDTMGGDIQRDSFKVLKSGGHLVSLVEQPDEKLAKEAGVTANVFMMEPKGDQLDQLAELAAEGKLKSIIDETYPLTEQGVREAHEKSESHHTRGKLVIQVQ is encoded by the coding sequence ATGGAAAGGCTGGGATTTCTAATGAAAGCAATTGTGATTGAAGAATTTGGTGGAGCGGAACAATTGAAGGAAAAGGAAGTAGCCAAGCCAGCATGTGGAGTGAATCAGGTGTTAATTCGAACACATGCCACGTCGGTGAACCCGGTGGACTTCAAAATCAGACAAGGTGATATGAAAGAAGCAGCGGAGAGTTTTCCGTTGATTCTGGGCGGCGATGTTGCGGGTATTGTGGCTGAAGCAGGTTCAAATGTCACGCGGTTCAGAGAAGGTGATCGGGTATTTGCGCGTCCGCGTCAATTCGGAACTTATGCAGAATATGTTGCTGTTGATGCAGACATTATTGCCCGTATACCGGAGAATTTGAGCTTCGAGGAAGCGGCAGCGATCCCGCTGGCTGCGATGACGGCTTGGCAAGCCCTTGTGGATCATGGACGTTTAGGCAAAGGGCAGAAGGTACTCATTCATGCTGGTGCAGGTGGTGTGGGAACGTATGCAATACAGATTGCCAAGTCCCTCGGCGCTGAAGTGGCTTCCACGGCAAGTGAATCAAACGAAGCGTTGCTTCGCTCGTTGGGTGTAGATCATTTTATCAATTATAAAAAAGAAGATTTCTCGGAGATTCTCTCCGGTTATGATGTTGTACTCGACACCATGGGCGGTGATATTCAGCGCGATAGCTTCAAGGTGTTAAAGTCTGGCGGGCATCTGGTATCCTTGGTGGAACAACCGGATGAGAAGCTTGCCAAGGAAGCCGGAGTAACGGCCAACGTTTTCATGATGGAGCCCAAAGGGGATCAACTGGATCAGCTGGCTGAACTGGCTGCGGAAGGCAAGCTCAAATCGATTATTGATGAAACCTACCCGTTAACTGAGCAGGGAGTAAGGGAAGCACACGAGAAAAGTGAATCCCATCATACACGCGGGAAACTGGTTATTCAGGTGCAATAG
- a CDS encoding PhzF family phenazine biosynthesis protein, with translation MEVEVSTLHAFSDKVYGGNPAGVVLQAAHLSETQMQEIARQVGFSETAFVMPSDQADFKVRYFTPSDEVDLCGHATIALFYLMKTQQLVNVGTYTLETLAGILKVDIAVNGEVYLSQTLPEFGEIVDRQQIADSLRISMEDLHSELPVQIVSTGLPDIMIAVKDVDVLTKIDPDFQRISEICKAHHAIGYHVFTLKSDAEDVLAECRNFAPLYDIPEESATGTSNGAMLCYLSQYNQLTDPHHHTYTIRQGYTMNRPSEIRARLTLDSSNEITQIQVGGRAIHIKNIQIHLP, from the coding sequence ATGGAAGTAGAAGTAAGTACATTACATGCATTTTCGGACAAGGTTTATGGTGGAAACCCCGCAGGTGTTGTTTTACAAGCAGCGCATTTGTCTGAAACCCAGATGCAGGAGATTGCCAGACAAGTCGGTTTTTCAGAGACTGCATTTGTTATGCCCTCGGATCAGGCTGATTTCAAAGTGCGTTATTTCACCCCAAGTGATGAAGTCGATCTATGTGGACATGCCACAATTGCTTTATTTTATCTAATGAAGACACAACAGCTCGTTAATGTTGGTACATATACACTGGAGACACTAGCCGGAATTCTTAAAGTTGATATCGCAGTCAATGGAGAAGTCTATCTGTCTCAGACGTTGCCAGAGTTTGGGGAGATCGTGGATCGACAGCAGATTGCCGATTCGTTACGTATTTCTATGGAGGATTTGCATTCCGAACTACCTGTACAGATTGTGTCTACCGGGCTACCCGATATCATGATAGCCGTTAAAGATGTTGATGTTCTGACCAAAATCGATCCTGACTTCCAGCGTATCAGTGAAATATGCAAGGCTCATCACGCCATAGGTTATCACGTGTTTACACTCAAATCAGATGCTGAGGACGTTCTGGCAGAATGCCGTAATTTTGCACCACTTTATGATATACCGGAAGAGAGCGCAACGGGCACATCCAATGGTGCCATGCTCTGTTATTTATCCCAGTACAACCAGCTTACAGATCCTCATCATCACACGTACACGATCAGACAAGGGTACACCATGAACCGCCCCTCTGAGATCCGAGCCAGATTAACGCTGGACAGCTCTAATGAAATCACACAGATTCAGGTTGGCGGTCGTGCAATTCATATCAAAAACATTCAAATACACCTCCCTTAG
- a CDS encoding alpha/beta hydrolase, with translation MKKSLPSYQTTHPYWKQYQGFFPEEVRLGEHTVPEEEWWESNGVNMHIDRLPAPESSLKILFIHGAGGNGRLLAPYARMLQRHGYEVVSPDLPPYGLSYVMSGTRINYELWIELLVSLIEREHKKDGKPIVVLGSSIGGMLAYHTSARSKHVKGLIATTFVDTSNQEMRDQLAPNRLVSRAGKRMMDMFPALLDHVRISVKQVSRMQLITNNKDLTRLIMNDPQAAATRIPLELLRTFLNKKPEVSPEQFNQCPVLLVHPDLDPMTPIRFSQSFFDRLVVDKECVILEGAGHFPIEQPGLNQLEVAVLRFLQQIQ, from the coding sequence ATGAAAAAAAGTTTGCCTTCATATCAGACAACACATCCCTATTGGAAACAGTATCAGGGCTTTTTCCCGGAAGAAGTGAGGTTAGGGGAGCATACAGTTCCTGAGGAAGAATGGTGGGAGTCAAATGGGGTTAATATGCATATCGATCGCTTGCCTGCGCCGGAGTCTTCACTCAAAATTCTGTTCATTCATGGTGCGGGGGGCAACGGCAGGTTGCTCGCTCCATATGCCCGCATGTTGCAGCGACATGGATACGAGGTGGTATCGCCAGATCTTCCGCCATATGGTTTAAGTTACGTAATGTCTGGTACACGTATTAACTACGAACTTTGGATAGAGCTGCTTGTGTCACTCATCGAACGGGAACACAAAAAAGATGGCAAGCCAATCGTTGTATTGGGAAGTAGCATCGGAGGTATGCTTGCCTATCACACCAGTGCACGCAGCAAGCATGTTAAGGGTTTGATCGCAACTACATTTGTAGACACGAGTAATCAGGAAATGCGAGATCAGCTTGCACCGAATCGTCTGGTAAGCCGGGCGGGAAAACGGATGATGGATATGTTTCCTGCTCTGCTGGATCATGTACGTATTTCGGTCAAACAGGTATCCCGTATGCAACTGATTACTAATAACAAGGACTTAACCCGGCTTATTATGAATGATCCACAAGCGGCAGCTACACGTATTCCGTTGGAATTATTAAGAACATTCCTTAATAAAAAACCTGAGGTAAGCCCGGAACAGTTCAATCAGTGTCCGGTCCTGTTGGTTCACCCTGATCTGGACCCCATGACACCGATCAGGTTCAGCCAATCTTTTTTTGATCGTCTGGTGGTAGACAAGGAATGTGTGATCTTGGAAGGGGCAGGCCATTTTCCTATAGAGCAGCCAGGACTGAACCAGTTGGAGGTAGCGGTACTACGATTTTTACAACAAATTCAATGA
- a CDS encoding expansin EXLX1 family cellulose-binding protein, with protein sequence MNKKSRFQRLKWSGTGMLLSLVLFALPASAAWNDTYQGYATYTGSGYSGGAVLLDPIPADMKITALNPFQLNYNGVKAALAGAYLEVQGPKGKTTVYVTDLYPEGASGALDLSPNAFNLIGDPKAGKINISWKVVKAPIQGNVSYRIKEGSSQWWAAIQVRNHKYPVLKFEVKQKDGTWLNLEKQDYNHFLGTGLGKEKLNVRITDIRGQVLNDTIPALPNDGSGGAYIVPGNVQFPD encoded by the coding sequence ATGAACAAGAAAAGTAGATTTCAACGGTTAAAATGGTCCGGTACAGGGATGTTGCTCAGTCTCGTATTATTTGCTCTGCCTGCATCTGCTGCATGGAATGATACATATCAGGGTTACGCGACGTATACAGGCTCAGGTTACTCGGGAGGTGCAGTGTTGCTTGATCCCATCCCGGCGGACATGAAGATTACTGCACTTAATCCGTTCCAACTCAATTATAACGGTGTCAAAGCCGCTTTAGCGGGAGCCTATCTCGAGGTGCAGGGTCCTAAAGGCAAAACAACCGTCTATGTAACAGACCTCTATCCAGAGGGTGCCAGCGGAGCGCTGGATCTCTCACCGAATGCCTTTAACCTGATCGGTGACCCAAAGGCAGGCAAAATCAATATCAGTTGGAAAGTGGTCAAAGCTCCAATTCAAGGCAATGTCTCCTATCGGATCAAGGAAGGCAGCAGTCAGTGGTGGGCAGCCATTCAGGTTCGTAATCACAAATATCCGGTGCTGAAGTTCGAAGTGAAACAGAAGGATGGTACGTGGCTCAATCTTGAAAAGCAAGACTATAATCATTTCCTCGGAACTGGACTGGGCAAAGAAAAACTAAACGTTCGTATTACCGATATTCGCGGTCAGGTATTAAATGACACGATCCCGGCTCTACCTAATGATGGGTCAGGTGGTGCATATATCGTACCGGGCAATGTACAGTTTCCCGATTGA